Proteins from a single region of Rhipicephalus sanguineus isolate Rsan-2018 chromosome 5, BIME_Rsan_1.4, whole genome shotgun sequence:
- the LOC119392792 gene encoding uncharacterized protein LOC119392792, with translation MQEVALEAVASLRSRGDKMRIVLSSTLGVMVYRGKPGSSQPTSVRQECENSWMVDSDFTCTAGFSSADEYYNRAGLYAYATYHNGDRDYFLTWENEQSLQAKLDLYTDSSDGWALFEAHRDLWRSCGKDDDYLRIIAIQQKARRPGSR, from the exons ATGCAGGAAGTCGCCCTTGAAGCCGTGGCTTCGTTGAGGTCGCGCGGTGACAAGATGCGCATCGTCTTGTCTTCAACGCTCGGCGTTATGGTGTACCGCGGTAAGCCAGGTTCATCACAACCGACCAGTGTAAGACAAGAATGCGAGAATTCCTGGATGGTCGACAGCGACTTCACTTGCACGGCGGGCTTTTCCAGCGCGGACGAGTACTACAACCGGGCTGGGCTCTACGCCTACGCCACTTACCACAACGGAGATCGTGATTACTTCCTCACCTGGGAGAACGAACAGTCGTTGCAAGCAAAG CTTGATTTGTACACGGACTCTTCCGACGGATGGGCGTTGTTTGAGGCGCATCGGGATCTATGGCGGAGCTGTGGTAAAGACGACGACTACCTTCGTATTATCGCGATCCAGCAGAAGGCCCGGCGCCCAGGCAGCCGATGA